One window from the genome of Epinephelus moara isolate mb chromosome 5, YSFRI_EMoa_1.0, whole genome shotgun sequence encodes:
- the si:dkey-117m1.4 gene encoding uncharacterized protein si:dkey-117m1.4 isoform X3 — protein MTVFSSPMTARLGRGCGRKRKGTPVKVFVTHTEEESVPEHSFSPGDRKEAAENKRPILDGPFYNTDSTSHNCGPSVQAHDRVSTGSKTSSCSASTPAPAPAASSAPTLTPLPAPAPATTTAQAPSLTPASTAPSAPTASAPAPTASSFPPSPNCRIREVHCGSQVRLVVIAIRDITKGEEITVDYSLTEWGENLGFRGTVSPAQHECNSDSENNNNIKKEDEPLSLTAQQQQRQQQQQQQQQQQEYVTPSWSLSPSSSPISHSDASDSDAGDEDNTSPRGRAPRRRKKRRGTPSKKKTTHRTPSGRPPPVSPTSIPHHNRPLSLSHPPAQSSPPCSSSSSSSVKPVFKAPAPLGSNTKGNVNINVPRGGVSIDSMRQTCEHCGRHFRSLGRHLDKHHAHQPEVCSALVERYTQMPRLHVQNKNPTTAHTHTSQHPKSSQAVGQSRSSDLSQIGVQDLSMPPPTLTAANQSPTSSGRNSTPPVLTPPRGQNAVPVSVLKRSPPPVAVTQSRKGAMRRLKTERQEEEGEDEEDEDEEDVEVVEIKRPKEEEDVEVVCPQPFSSKLSKEMEPPKEEEDEEDEEEEEEEEENGVMEVEDESGTEDKEKDLLSGSGRHHMLPLLSSLSSLVLYLRRLQHSAFLSLSRQLQSAEAWRLLCHSSLALLILYNRRRECEVSKLSIAEYRARVTPQCPVPVPPGAPPALTPLEASLSPFERLVLPHLPRVGVQGKRGRVQPLILPPHCEPCLELLLQTRQDVGVDPANPYVFARPYHSPATPLRGTDLLRSLARSSGTRNPRALTQTRVRREVAILTQLLLLGEGEEPGQPGGSAVERLEHFLEREYHVTQNCAGIGQDPGLMGRVGRVVLCGERDGVLFRGMSLNHICLELDVMSGNSADSYSEGESEGEQVKEKLEAPAPAPAPNPTPTLLYVRKGKNNGRVGRPKKLKNIQPPPPPPPPPPANRRRGSGQPKSGKRGVLKRPWSEAERAAVEEHLTQNITELRVPAKADCERCLQQCPLLVSNHRDWRAIKFYCHNRIQLLKKNQRRESEPQPLTVC, from the exons GCGCGGCTGTGgaagaaaaaggaaagggaCACCTGTGAAAGTCTTTGTTacacacactgaggaagagAGCGTGCCTGAACACAGCTTCAgcccag GTGATCGTAAAGAAGCAGCAGAGAATAAACGGCCCATACTGGACGGGCCTTTCTACAACACAGATTCTACTTCTCACAACTG TGGTCCATCAGTGCAAGCTCATGACAGAGTCTCCACTGGTTCCAAGACCAGCTCCTGCTCAGCCTCTACCCCAGCTCCAGCTCCTGCCGCTTCCTCTGCTCCAACCCTAACACCACTCCCTGCTCCCGCCCCGGCCACGACTACAGCTCAGGCCCCGTCTCTGACCCCCGCGTCCACAGCTCCATCTGCTCCGACAGCCTCTGCACCAGCCCCAACAGCCAGCTCATTTCCCCCCTCCCCTAACTGCCGCATCCGAGAGGTCCACTGTGGGAGTCAGGTGCGGCTGGTCGTTATCGCCATCCGAGACATCACCAAGGGGGAGGAGATCACTGTGGACTACAGCCTGACAGAATGGGGAGAGAACTTG GGTTTCCGTGGCACTGTGTCTCCAGCGCAACATGAGTGTAACTCTGACTCTGAGAATAACAACAATATCAAAAAG GAGGATGAGCCTCTCTCTCTGAcagcccagcagcagcagcggcaacagcagcagcagcagcagcagcagcagcaggagtacGTCACCCCCTCTTGGtccctctccccctcttcctcccccaTCTCCCACTCTGACGCCAGTGACTCAGACGCTGGAGATGAAGACAACACCAGCCCCCGCGGACGTGCACCACGCCGGCGCAAGAAACGGCGCGGCACTCCCTCAAAGAAAAAGACCACCCATCGAACACCATCAGGGCGGCCACCGCCAGTCTCCCCCACCAGCATTCCTCATCACAACCGTCCGCTTTCTTTATCCCACCCTCCAGCACAGTCCTCCCCTCCCTGctcgtcctcctcttcctcttcagttAAGCCTGTGTTCAAAGCTCCAGCTCCACTGGGCTCCAACACCAAAGGCAACGTCAACATAAATGTCCCCAGAGGAGGAGTATCCATAGACTCCATGCGCCAAACCTGTGAGCACTGTGGACGCCACTTCCGCTCCCTGGGTCGCCACTTGGATAAACACCATGCCCACCAACCTGAAGTGTGCTCTGCCCTGGTGGAGCGCTACACACAGATGCCCCGTCTGCATGTACAGAACAAAAACCCTAccacagctcacacacacacttcgcAGCATCCAAAGTCGTCACAAGCCGTAGGACAGAGCCGCAGTTCAGATCTTTCACAGATTGGCGTCCAGGACCTCTCCATGCCTCCGCCCACTCTGACAGCAGCTAACCAATCCCCTACCTCCTCTGGAAGAAACTCCACTCCACCTGTGCTGACGCCTCCACGAGGACAGAATGCAGTGCCTGTGTCTGTCCTGAAGAGAAGCCCACCCCCTGTGGCTGTGACGCAGTCCAGGAAGGGAGCAATGAGGAGGctaaagacagaaagacaggaggaggagggagaggacgaggaggatGAAGACGAAGAAGATGTGGAGGTCGTGGAGATAAAGAGGCCCAAAGAGGAGGAAGACGTTGAGGTGGTGTGCCCTCAGCCCTTCAGCAGTAAGCTGTCCAAAGAGATGGAGCcaccaaaagaagaagaagatgaagaagatgaggaagaagaggaagaggaggaggagaatggaGTGATGGAGGTGGAAGATGAAAGTGGGACAGAGGATAAGGAAAAGGACTTGCTGAG TGGGTCAGGGCGTCACCACATGCTGCCCCTCCTCTCGTCCTTGTCCTCTCTGGTGCTGTACCTTCGTCGACTTCAGCACTCGGCCTTCTTATCCCTGTCTCGGCAGCTACAATCAGCAGAGGCCTGGCGCCTTCTGTGCCACTCCAGCCTGGCTCTCCTCATCCTTTACAACCGACGACGCGAGTGTGAGGTCTCCAAGCTGTCCATCGCCGAATATCGTGCTCGTGTCACTCCCCAGTGCCCTGTTCCTGTCCCACCTGGTGCCCCTCCAGCACTTACTCCATTGGAGGCCTCCCTGTCCCCCTTTGAGCGCCTGGTGCTTCCTCACCTCCCTAGAGTTGGGGTCCAGGGTAAACGTGGACGAGTCCAGCCCCTTATCCTCCCCCCTCACTGCGAACCCTGCCTGGAGCTCCTCCTGCAGACACGGCAGGATGTGGGAGTTGACCCTGCAAATCCGTATGTCTTCGCCCGGCCCTACCACTCCCCTGCCACTCCTCTGCGAGGTACTGACCTCCTCCGCAGCCTAGCCCGCTCAAGTGGTACCCGCAATCCCCGTGCTCTGACCCAGACCAGGGTTCGCCGAGAGGTAGCTATACTCACCCAGCTGCTGCTactgggagagggagaggaaccCGGGCAGCCTGGAGGCAGCGCTGTGGAGAGGCTAGAGCACTTCCTGGAGAGAGAGTACCATGTGACACAGAACTGTGCCGGAATTGGCCAAGACCCAGGCCTGATGGGCAGAGTGGGCAGAGTGGTGCTttgtggagagagagatggagtgcTGTTCAGAGGAATGAGCCTGAACCACATCTGCCTGGAGCTGGATG TTATGTCAGGAAATTCTGCGGACTCATACTCAGAAGGAGAGTCTGAAGGGGAACAGGTGAAGGAGAAGCTTGAAGCGCCAGCCCCTGCTCCTGCTCCGAACCCTACACCTACTCTGCTCTATGTCAGAAAGGGCAAGAACAACGGACGGGTAGGACGACCCAAGAAGCTCAAGAACATCCAgccaccccctccacctcctccacctccacccgcAAATCGCAGGAGAGGCTCAGGTCAGCCCAAATCAG